One window from the genome of Lysobacter helvus encodes:
- a CDS encoding peptidoglycan D,D-transpeptidase FtsI family protein, which produces MVAGTLGLCSLALLGRAFEMQVIDNAFYQAQGDARFLREIPIPTSRGMITDRNGEPLAVSTPVESIWANPQELLKHPQRLPELAQALGVPADHLERKLSQRANKEFVYLQRRISPEFAQSVVAHNIPGVFSQREYRRFYPQGDAIAHILGFTNVDDAGQEGLELAFDEWLRGKPGAEKVIRDRRGRIVENVDLVRAAEPGKDLTLSIDRRIQFLAYRELRNALLEKGASSGSAVVLDVTTGEVLAMANLPSFNPNAVEGGARDAHRNRAVTDLIEPGSTMKPITVAAALEHHVITPQTKFDTNPGWMPNGRYRTTDTHNYGVLDTTGVITKSSNVGAAKIVARLDNNTFYEYLRKLGYGQSTNSGFPGESAGLLPAPDRWSGTTKQTMSYGYGLSVTPLQIAQAYAAIGNGGKLVAPTFVKGQRNEAHQVMDPGVAREVLRMMETVTLPGGTATQARVLGYRVAGKTGTARKASGGGYSRRYVAFFAGLVPASNPRFSMVVVIDDPAPELAYVGGLVSAPVFRNVMDGALRMMDVAPDDLDAWLAAQAAAEAKRKPATVATAPVAAPAPVTEAVQ; this is translated from the coding sequence ATGGTCGCCGGCACGCTGGGCCTGTGCTCGCTCGCGCTGCTGGGCCGCGCGTTCGAGATGCAGGTGATCGACAACGCGTTCTACCAGGCGCAGGGCGATGCGCGCTTCCTGCGCGAGATCCCGATCCCCACCTCGCGCGGCATGATCACCGACCGCAACGGCGAACCGCTCGCGGTGTCCACGCCGGTCGAATCGATCTGGGCCAACCCGCAGGAACTGCTCAAGCATCCGCAGCGCTTGCCGGAACTGGCGCAGGCGCTCGGCGTGCCCGCCGACCACCTCGAACGCAAGCTCTCGCAGCGCGCGAACAAGGAGTTCGTGTACCTGCAGCGGCGGATCAGCCCGGAGTTCGCGCAGTCGGTCGTCGCGCACAACATCCCCGGCGTGTTCTCGCAGCGCGAATACCGCCGCTTCTATCCGCAGGGCGATGCGATCGCGCATATCCTGGGCTTCACCAACGTCGACGACGCCGGCCAGGAAGGCCTGGAGCTCGCGTTCGACGAATGGCTGCGCGGCAAGCCCGGCGCCGAGAAGGTGATCCGCGACCGCCGCGGCCGCATCGTCGAGAACGTGGACCTGGTGCGCGCCGCCGAGCCGGGCAAGGACCTCACGCTGTCGATCGACCGGCGCATCCAGTTTCTCGCCTATCGCGAGCTGCGCAATGCGCTGCTGGAAAAGGGCGCGAGCAGCGGCTCGGCCGTGGTGCTGGACGTGACCACCGGCGAAGTGCTGGCGATGGCCAACCTGCCGTCGTTCAACCCGAACGCGGTGGAAGGCGGCGCACGCGACGCGCACCGCAACCGCGCGGTCACCGACCTCATCGAGCCCGGCTCGACGATGAAGCCCATCACGGTCGCCGCCGCGCTCGAACATCACGTCATCACGCCGCAGACCAAGTTCGACACCAACCCGGGCTGGATGCCGAACGGCCGCTACCGCACGACCGACACGCACAACTACGGCGTGCTCGACACCACGGGCGTGATCACGAAGAGCTCCAACGTGGGCGCGGCGAAGATCGTCGCGCGCCTCGACAACAACACCTTCTATGAGTACCTGCGCAAGCTCGGCTATGGCCAGAGCACCAACAGCGGCTTCCCCGGCGAATCGGCCGGTTTGCTGCCGGCGCCGGACCGCTGGAGCGGCACCACCAAGCAGACGATGTCCTACGGCTACGGCCTGAGCGTGACGCCGCTGCAGATCGCGCAGGCGTACGCTGCGATCGGAAACGGCGGCAAGCTCGTTGCCCCGACGTTCGTCAAGGGCCAGCGCAACGAGGCCCACCAGGTCATGGATCCGGGCGTTGCCCGCGAAGTGCTGCGCATGATGGAAACGGTGACGCTGCCCGGCGGCACCGCGACGCAGGCGCGCGTGCTCGGGTATCGCGTCGCCGGCAAGACCGGCACCGCGCGCAAGGCGAGCGGCGGTGGGTATTCGCGGCGTTACGTCGCATTCTTCGCAGGCCTGGTGCCGGCGAGCAATCCGCGCTTCTCGATGGTGGTGGTGATCGACGATCCCGCGCCGGAACTCGCGTACGTCGGTGGCCTCGTCTCCGCGCCGGTGTTCCGCAACGTGATGGATGGTGCGCTGCGCATGATGGACGTGGCCCCAGACGATCTCGATGCGTGGCTTGCCGCGCAGGCTGCGGCGGAAGCCAAGCGCAAGCCGGCGACGGTGGCGACGGCGCCGGTCGCCGCGCCCGCGCCGGTGACGGAGGCCGTGCAATGA
- the ftsL gene encoding cell division protein FtsL encodes MNARVIIAVLILANVASAIGVVYARHEHRQLFVVLKRLQRERDDLNIDFGRLQLEQATWAESNRIDQVARNRLGMVFPEAGETVVIRP; translated from the coding sequence ATGAACGCGCGCGTGATCATCGCCGTGCTGATCCTGGCCAACGTCGCCTCGGCGATCGGCGTGGTCTACGCGCGCCACGAGCATCGCCAGTTGTTCGTCGTGCTCAAGCGCCTGCAGCGCGAGCGCGACGACCTCAACATCGACTTCGGCCGCCTGCAGCTGGAACAGGCCACGTGGGCCGAAAGCAACCGCATCGACCAGGTGGCGCGCAACCGCCTGGGCATGGTGTTCCCGGAAGCGGGCGAAACCGTGGTGATCCGTCCATGA
- the rsmH gene encoding 16S rRNA (cytosine(1402)-N(4))-methyltransferase RsmH, translated as MEGLRVLADGRYLDGTFGRGGHARGVLDQLGPGGRLLLMDKDPEAIAVAEGAFGADPRVSIRRGSFAHLGDWTLAREGLDGVLLDLGVSSPQLDVAERGFSFGKDGPLDMRMDPDSGESAAQWLAHASDRDIADVLFTYGEERQSRRIARAIVARRETQPLERTGQLADLIASVMPRGDSKTHPATRSFQAIRIFINRELADLETGLDAAFDCLKPGGRLAVISFHSLEDRIVKQFIARKAKAPPTHRRMPVVPDFHPTLRAIGDAQKATSEELAFNPRARSAVLRVAEKLAVAA; from the coding sequence ATGGAAGGACTGCGGGTGTTGGCGGACGGACGTTACCTCGATGGCACTTTCGGCCGCGGCGGCCATGCGCGCGGCGTGCTCGACCAGTTGGGCCCGGGAGGGCGATTGCTGCTGATGGACAAGGATCCCGAGGCGATCGCGGTGGCCGAAGGCGCATTCGGCGCGGACCCGCGCGTCTCCATCCGTCGCGGCAGCTTCGCCCACCTGGGCGACTGGACGCTCGCGCGCGAAGGCCTCGACGGCGTGCTGCTCGACCTCGGCGTGTCTTCGCCGCAGCTGGATGTCGCCGAGCGGGGTTTCAGCTTCGGCAAGGACGGTCCGCTCGACATGCGCATGGATCCGGATTCCGGCGAGAGCGCTGCGCAGTGGCTGGCGCATGCCTCCGATCGCGACATCGCGGACGTGCTGTTCACCTACGGCGAAGAACGCCAGTCGCGCCGCATCGCGCGCGCGATCGTGGCGCGCCGCGAAACGCAGCCGCTCGAGCGCACGGGGCAACTCGCCGACCTCATCGCGTCGGTGATGCCGCGCGGCGATTCGAAGACGCACCCTGCCACGCGTTCGTTCCAGGCCATCCGCATCTTCATCAACCGCGAGCTGGCCGACCTCGAAACCGGCCTCGACGCCGCGTTCGATTGCCTCAAGCCCGGCGGGCGCCTTGCGGTGATCTCCTTCCATTCGCTGGAAGACCGCATCGTCAAGCAGTTCATCGCGCGCAAGGCGAAGGCGCCGCCGACGCACCGCCGCATGCCGGTGGTGCCCGACTTCCATCCCACGCTGCGCGCCATCGGCGATGCGCAGAAGGCGACCAGCGAAGAACTCGCCTTCAACCCGCGCGCCCGCAGCGCCGTGCTGCGCGTGGCCGAGAAACTGGCGGTGGCCGCATGA
- the mraZ gene encoding division/cell wall cluster transcriptional repressor MraZ, with the protein MFQGETAITIDDKGRLAIPTSYRDQVVRECGNRLVLTYSPFDAGCLYLYPQPVWERVRDQVNALPRTKSVSRNLQLKLVGAATFVEPDGSGRIGLPASHRNAVGIERKAVLLGMGDKFELWSEQAHLAQIRQTLTDADLGDGLLDLQL; encoded by the coding sequence ATGTTCCAGGGTGAGACCGCCATCACGATCGACGACAAGGGCCGGCTGGCGATTCCCACCAGCTACCGGGACCAGGTCGTGCGCGAGTGTGGCAACCGCCTGGTCCTGACCTACAGCCCATTCGATGCCGGCTGTCTCTATCTGTATCCGCAGCCGGTCTGGGAGCGCGTGCGCGACCAGGTCAACGCGTTGCCGCGCACCAAGAGCGTCAGCCGCAACCTGCAGCTGAAGCTCGTGGGCGCGGCGACCTTCGTCGAGCCCGACGGCAGCGGCCGCATCGGCCTGCCGGCGAGCCACCGCAACGCGGTGGGCATCGAACGCAAGGCGGTGCTGCTGGGGATGGGCGACAAGTTCGAGTTGTGGAGCGAGCAGGCGCACCTCGCGCAGATCCGGCAGACCCTCACGGATGCCGACCTGGGCGACGGGCTGCTCGACCTGCAGTTGTGA
- a CDS encoding vanadium-dependent haloperoxidase — MPTPPPHPTDRPRRQRGAIVLTAAGLAALGIGVVATRALDRGHAPDAVSEWNAIGIDAGASLERGMSEQRELAMMHLAMHDALNAIRPVYAPYAAGLGEHPNASPEAAIAAAAHDVLVATVPGKRAELDDAYASALDRVGAGPAREEGVQLGRNAARNILALRAHDGSDRADVADVAQPGIGKWETTPPNHLKALLPGWQYVTPFAMKSADQFLPPPPPALKSAEYARQYNAVKALGAENGSTRTAAQTEQAQWWAGNAGDSWNDIARDTIAQRERQGRDALQLWRNARTFAMLNIAMADGYVSGWNAKYKYRHWRPVTAIPRGDLDGNPATVPDANWMSFLPTPEHPEYPSTHSILSAAAAAALQCALGSDRIDATEDSRSKYTQERRHFTSLKATADDVAMSRLYAGAHFPIANTNGLIEGRQIGELVCKQTLQPVSKH; from the coding sequence ATGCCGACCCCGCCGCCCCATCCCACCGACCGCCCCCGCCGACAGCGCGGCGCGATCGTCCTCACCGCCGCCGGCCTGGCCGCCCTCGGGATCGGCGTGGTCGCGACGCGGGCGCTGGACCGGGGCCATGCCCCCGATGCGGTGTCGGAATGGAACGCCATCGGCATCGATGCCGGCGCATCGCTCGAACGCGGCATGTCGGAACAGCGCGAGCTGGCCATGATGCACCTGGCGATGCACGACGCGCTCAATGCAATCCGCCCGGTGTACGCGCCGTACGCCGCCGGCCTGGGCGAACATCCCAACGCGTCGCCCGAAGCCGCGATCGCCGCCGCTGCGCACGACGTGCTCGTCGCAACGGTGCCCGGCAAGCGCGCGGAACTCGACGACGCCTACGCCAGCGCGCTCGATCGCGTCGGCGCCGGCCCCGCGCGCGAAGAAGGCGTGCAACTCGGACGCAACGCCGCGCGCAACATCCTGGCGTTGCGCGCGCACGACGGCAGCGATCGCGCGGATGTCGCGGACGTCGCCCAACCCGGCATCGGCAAGTGGGAAACCACGCCGCCCAATCACTTGAAGGCGCTGTTGCCCGGCTGGCAATACGTCACGCCGTTCGCGATGAAATCCGCGGATCAATTCCTGCCGCCGCCGCCACCCGCGCTCAAGAGCGCCGAATACGCGCGCCAATACAACGCGGTCAAGGCGCTCGGCGCGGAGAACGGCAGCACGCGCACCGCGGCGCAGACCGAACAGGCGCAATGGTGGGCGGGCAACGCCGGCGACAGCTGGAACGACATCGCGCGCGACACGATCGCGCAGCGCGAACGCCAGGGGCGCGATGCATTGCAGCTGTGGCGCAACGCGCGCACGTTCGCGATGCTCAACATCGCGATGGCCGATGGCTACGTGTCCGGCTGGAACGCGAAGTACAAGTATCGCCACTGGCGTCCCGTCACCGCGATCCCGCGCGGCGACCTCGACGGCAATCCCGCGACCGTGCCCGACGCGAACTGGATGTCGTTCCTCCCCACGCCCGAGCATCCCGAATATCCCTCGACGCACAGCATCCTGTCGGCGGCCGCCGCGGCAGCGTTGCAGTGCGCCCTGGGCAGCGATCGCATCGACGCCACCGAAGACAGCCGCAGCAAGTACACGCAGGAGCGTCGCCATTTCACCAGCCTCAAGGCGACCGCGGACGACGTGGCGATGTCGCGCCTGTATGCGGGCGCGCATTTCCCGATCGCGAACACGAACGGGCTGATCGAAGGGCGGCAGATCGGCGAACTGGTGTGCAAACAGACGCTGCAACCCGTGTCGAAGCACTGA
- the rsmI gene encoding 16S rRNA (cytidine(1402)-2'-O)-methyltransferase, whose amino-acid sequence MQTATRPGTLHVVATPIGNLGDLSPRALDTLRAVAAICAEDTRHTRQLLAHYGVERPLVALHEHNEEQLAERLVARLLGGESLALVSDAGTPLVSDPGFRLVRAARAAGVAVSPVPGACAFVAALSVAGLPSDRLAFEGFLPAKAGARRERLAPLASETRTLAFYESAHRIEETLSDMGTVFGGDRRVVVARELTKLFETVLDGALDDVRARIAADPNQRKGEFVVLVQGAADDADARIAEGKRLYAKLGEHLPPSTAAKLAADLSGAPRKALYGS is encoded by the coding sequence ATGCAGACTGCGACACGCCCCGGAACACTTCACGTCGTCGCCACGCCGATCGGCAACCTCGGCGACCTCTCGCCGCGCGCGCTGGACACCCTGCGCGCGGTCGCGGCGATCTGTGCGGAAGACACGAGGCACACGCGCCAGCTGCTCGCGCATTACGGCGTCGAACGGCCGCTGGTGGCCCTGCACGAACACAACGAGGAGCAGTTGGCCGAGCGCCTGGTGGCGCGCCTGCTCGGCGGCGAATCGCTGGCGCTGGTGTCGGACGCGGGCACGCCGCTGGTGAGCGACCCCGGGTTCCGGCTGGTGCGCGCGGCCCGCGCGGCGGGCGTGGCGGTGAGCCCGGTGCCGGGGGCGTGTGCGTTCGTCGCTGCGCTCAGCGTGGCCGGGTTGCCGAGCGACCGGCTCGCCTTCGAAGGGTTCCTGCCCGCGAAAGCGGGCGCGCGCCGCGAACGCCTCGCACCGCTGGCCAGCGAAACGCGCACGCTCGCGTTCTACGAATCGGCACATCGCATCGAGGAAACCCTCTCCGACATGGGGACGGTGTTCGGCGGCGACCGCCGCGTGGTGGTGGCGCGCGAGCTGACGAAACTGTTCGAGACCGTCCTCGATGGCGCGCTCGATGACGTGCGCGCCCGCATTGCCGCCGATCCCAACCAGCGCAAGGGCGAATTCGTCGTGCTGGTGCAGGGCGCCGCGGACGATGCCGATGCGCGCATCGCCGAAGGCAAGCGCCTGTACGCGAAGCTCGGCGAACACCTGCCGCCGTCGACCGCGGCCAAACTCGCCGCCGACCTGAGCGGCGCGCCGCGCAAGGCGCTCTACGGCTCCTGA
- a CDS encoding YraN family protein, whose protein sequence is MPPTAEARRIPYRRARGDAVERAARDMLVAAGLREIARNANFRVGELDLVMRDHDCLVFVEVRYRRDARFGGGAASVDARKQLRLVRAAQVFLLRHPAWAMLPCRFDVIEAEGDPDSPRLHWIRAAFSA, encoded by the coding sequence ATGCCACCGACCGCTGAAGCGCGTCGCATCCCGTATCGCCGCGCGCGCGGCGATGCGGTGGAACGTGCGGCGCGCGACATGCTCGTCGCCGCTGGCCTCCGCGAAATCGCGCGCAACGCCAACTTCCGCGTCGGCGAACTCGACCTGGTGATGCGCGACCACGACTGCCTCGTGTTCGTCGAAGTGCGCTATCGCCGCGACGCGCGCTTCGGCGGCGGTGCGGCGTCGGTGGATGCGCGCAAGCAGCTGCGCCTCGTGCGGGCCGCGCAGGTGTTCCTCCTGCGGCACCCGGCGTGGGCGATGCTGCCGTGCCGGTTCGATGTCATCGAGGCCGAGGGCGACCCGGATTCCCCCCGATTGCACTGGATCCGCGCAGCCTTTTCCGCCTGA
- the thiL gene encoding thiamine-phosphate kinase, translated as MAEARGDVELGIGDDAAVLRLPAEALLVVATDTLNAGVHFPVETVPADIGWKALAVNLSDLAAMGARPAWATLSLSLPQGDAAWVDAFLDGFLALADQHRVALVGGDTTRGPLSVCVTVHGFVEAERVLRRDAARVGDDVWVSGTLGDAAGALSQWRGGEGVETALRARLDRPTPRVALGRALGGLAHAAIDVSDGLLADLGHVCVASDVGAELEVDALPASEALREAFDAEARRALQATGGDDYELCFTALPAQRDAIVAAAREAGVDVHRIGRIVERRGVVALSGGQPWTSSRAGYTHFR; from the coding sequence ATGGCCGAAGCGCGCGGCGACGTGGAGCTGGGCATCGGCGACGACGCGGCGGTGTTGCGCCTGCCTGCGGAGGCGTTGCTCGTCGTCGCGACCGACACGCTCAATGCGGGCGTGCATTTCCCCGTCGAAACCGTGCCTGCCGATATCGGCTGGAAGGCGCTGGCCGTGAACCTGTCCGACCTGGCGGCGATGGGTGCGCGCCCTGCGTGGGCGACGCTGTCGTTGTCGTTGCCGCAAGGCGATGCCGCGTGGGTCGATGCGTTCCTCGATGGATTCCTCGCGCTGGCGGACCAGCATCGCGTCGCGTTGGTCGGCGGCGATACGACGCGCGGGCCATTGTCGGTGTGCGTGACGGTGCATGGGTTCGTCGAAGCGGAGCGTGTGTTGCGTCGCGACGCGGCGCGCGTCGGCGACGACGTGTGGGTGAGCGGCACGCTCGGGGATGCGGCCGGTGCGTTGTCGCAATGGCGGGGCGGCGAAGGCGTGGAGACGGCGTTGCGCGCGCGGCTGGATCGGCCGACGCCGCGCGTCGCGCTCGGGCGTGCGCTGGGCGGGTTGGCGCATGCGGCCATCGATGTGTCGGATGGCTTGCTCGCGGACCTGGGGCATGTGTGCGTGGCGAGCGATGTCGGCGCGGAGCTCGAGGTCGATGCATTGCCGGCGTCCGAGGCGTTGCGCGAGGCGTTCGATGCCGAAGCGCGTCGTGCCTTGCAAGCCACGGGCGGCGACGACTACGAACTGTGCTTCACCGCGTTGCCGGCGCAGCGCGATGCGATCGTGGCGGCTGCGCGCGAGGCGGGCGTCGACGTGCATCGCATCGGACGGATCGTCGAACGGCGCGGCGTGGTCGCGTTGTCAGGCGGCCAGCCGTGGACGTCGTCGCGCGCGGGTTACACGCACTTCCGCTGA
- the nusB gene encoding transcription antitermination factor NusB, which yields MNRRRDGIDPVHRSRARRRALQAIYAWQMSGGTAEQVIAQFAHEQAHEIADLVYFEDLVRGVMQHRADIDGALAGFVDRGVEEVDPIERAALRIATYELRHRPDVPYRVVINEAIDTTKRFGSEHGHTYVNGVLDHAAAAWRTAEFDAARK from the coding sequence TTGAACAGACGCCGTGACGGCATCGACCCGGTCCACCGTTCGCGTGCGCGCCGTCGTGCGCTGCAGGCGATCTACGCGTGGCAGATGTCCGGGGGCACCGCCGAGCAGGTGATCGCGCAGTTCGCGCACGAGCAGGCGCACGAGATCGCCGACCTGGTGTATTTCGAGGACCTGGTGCGGGGCGTGATGCAGCATCGCGCGGACATCGACGGTGCGCTGGCGGGCTTCGTGGATCGCGGCGTCGAGGAAGTCGATCCGATCGAACGCGCCGCGTTGCGCATCGCCACGTACGAACTGCGCCATCGCCCCGACGTGCCGTATCGCGTGGTGATCAACGAAGCGATCGACACCACCAAGCGCTTCGGTTCCGAACACGGCCACACCTACGTGAACGGCGTGCTCGACCATGCCGCCGCCGCGTGGCGCACGGCGGAGTTCGACGCGGCGCGCAAGTGA
- the ribH gene encoding 6,7-dimethyl-8-ribityllumazine synthase — MTPPHFEGDLRAAPSARFAIIASRWNPRITDALVAGARRAFLDNGVDVDAVDVVRVPGAWELPLVAARLAAANRHVAIVALGCVVRGDTRHYEHVADRCAEGLMRVSLDHRIPVLNGVLAAERFADAEARAGGSHGNKGEEAALAAIEMHNLLEKLP; from the coding sequence ATGACTCCCCCGCATTTCGAAGGCGACCTGCGTGCCGCGCCCAGCGCGCGTTTCGCGATCATCGCCAGCCGCTGGAACCCGCGCATCACCGATGCGCTGGTGGCCGGTGCGCGGCGCGCGTTCCTCGACAACGGCGTCGACGTCGACGCGGTGGATGTCGTGCGCGTGCCCGGTGCGTGGGAACTGCCGCTCGTCGCCGCGCGCCTGGCCGCCGCCAACCGCCACGTCGCGATCGTCGCGCTGGGCTGCGTCGTGCGCGGCGACACGCGGCATTACGAACACGTCGCCGACCGCTGCGCCGAAGGCCTGATGCGCGTGTCGCTCGACCATCGCATCCCGGTGCTCAACGGCGTGCTGGCGGCCGAACGTTTCGCCGACGCCGAAGCGCGCGCCGGCGGCAGCCACGGCAACAAGGGCGAAGAAGCCGCGCTCGCGGCCATCGAGATGCACAACCTGCTGGAGAAGCTGCCTTGA
- the ribB gene encoding 3,4-dihydroxy-2-butanone-4-phosphate synthase, whose product MSFASIPELLDELRAGRMVVIVDDEDRENEGDLIMPAELVRPSDINFMVTHARGLVCLSLTRERCRQLGLPPMVRDNTSPHGTNFTVSIEAAEGVTTGISAYDRAHTVRTAVRPDAQPSDLSQPGHIFPLMAQPGGVLSRAGHTEAASDLAQLAGFEPAGVLVEILNPDGSMARRPELEVFAREHGLKIGSIEDLIRHRLATEHTVERVDVRAIDTEHGAFTLHTYRDRLSRALHFALLRGEAQREVPTLVRVHALNPLADAVHWRRPDFGPAVGEVLQAIAAEGRGALVLLGEPQDAESMLARIREQPHAPAGRAGALAEWRRTGAGSQILSDLGLGRLRVIGTPRKQVGLAGFGLEIVAHVEWPAR is encoded by the coding sequence GTGAGTTTTGCTTCCATCCCCGAACTGCTGGACGAACTCCGCGCCGGCCGCATGGTCGTCATCGTCGATGACGAAGACCGCGAGAACGAAGGCGACCTGATCATGCCGGCCGAGCTCGTGCGGCCGTCCGACATCAACTTCATGGTCACGCACGCGCGTGGCCTGGTGTGCCTGTCGCTCACGCGCGAGCGTTGCCGCCAGCTCGGCCTGCCGCCGATGGTGCGCGACAACACCTCGCCGCACGGCACCAACTTCACCGTGTCGATCGAAGCGGCCGAAGGCGTGACGACGGGCATCTCCGCGTACGACCGCGCGCATACCGTGCGCACCGCGGTGCGGCCCGATGCGCAGCCGAGCGATCTCTCGCAACCGGGCCACATCTTCCCGCTGATGGCGCAGCCCGGTGGCGTGCTCAGCCGCGCGGGCCACACGGAAGCGGCGAGCGATCTGGCGCAACTCGCCGGCTTCGAACCGGCGGGCGTACTGGTGGAAATCCTCAATCCCGACGGCAGCATGGCGCGCCGGCCGGAACTGGAAGTGTTCGCGCGCGAGCACGGCCTGAAGATCGGTTCGATCGAAGACCTCATCCGCCATCGCCTCGCCACCGAACACACGGTCGAACGCGTCGACGTGCGCGCGATCGACACCGAACATGGCGCCTTCACGCTGCACACGTACCGCGACCGGCTGAGCCGCGCGCTGCACTTCGCGCTGCTGCGCGGCGAAGCGCAACGCGAGGTGCCTACGCTCGTGCGGGTGCACGCGCTCAATCCGTTGGCCGATGCGGTGCACTGGCGCCGCCCGGATTTCGGGCCCGCGGTGGGCGAAGTGCTGCAGGCCATCGCCGCCGAAGGGCGGGGCGCGCTGGTGCTGCTGGGCGAGCCGCAGGACGCCGAATCCATGCTGGCGCGCATCCGCGAACAGCCCCACGCCCCGGCCGGTCGCGCCGGTGCCCTGGCCGAATGGCGCCGCACGGGCGCGGGCTCGCAGATCCTGTCGGACCTCGGCCTGGGCCGGCTGCGCGTGATCGGCACCCCGCGCAAGCAGGTGGGGCTGGCCGGGTTCGGGCTGGAGATCGTGGCGCATGTGGAATGGCCCGCGCGCTAA
- a CDS encoding riboflavin synthase, giving the protein MFTGLIEGVGRLASREMRGGDARLRIDVGTLAWGRDADVRMGESISVNGTCLTVVAFDAQGFEADASNETLALTTLGALPVGRALNLERAMRPTDRLGGHLVSGHVDGVGSVVHTWDDGRAQRWVFAAPAALRRYIAAKGSICVDGVSLTVNAVDDAGFEVALVPHTLGHTAFAETQEGDAVNLEVDMLARYVERLLSAKDAS; this is encoded by the coding sequence ATGTTCACCGGATTGATCGAAGGCGTCGGCCGGCTGGCGTCGCGCGAGATGCGCGGCGGCGATGCGCGCCTGCGCATCGACGTCGGCACGCTGGCGTGGGGCAGGGACGCGGACGTGCGGATGGGCGAAAGCATTTCCGTCAACGGCACGTGCCTCACCGTCGTGGCGTTCGACGCGCAGGGCTTCGAAGCCGATGCGTCGAACGAAACGCTCGCGCTCACCACGCTCGGCGCGTTGCCGGTCGGCCGCGCGCTCAACCTCGAACGCGCGATGCGTCCCACCGATCGCCTCGGCGGTCATCTCGTCAGCGGCCACGTCGACGGCGTCGGCAGCGTCGTGCACACGTGGGACGACGGCCGCGCGCAGCGCTGGGTGTTTGCGGCGCCTGCCGCCCTGCGACGCTACATCGCGGCGAAGGGCTCGATCTGCGTCGATGGCGTCAGCCTCACCGTCAACGCGGTGGACGACGCCGGCTTCGAAGTCGCGCTGGTGCCCCACACGCTCGGCCACACCGCGTTCGCCGAGACGCAGGAGGGCGATGCGGTCAACCTCGAAGTCGACATGCTCGCGCGCTACGTCGAACGCCTGCTTTCCGCCAAGGATGCCTCGTGA
- a CDS encoding class I SAM-dependent methyltransferase yields MNMNAPTFADHFSAVATQYAHARPEYPAALFDWIASVVSPRVLAWEPGCGSGQASRDLAPLFARVHATDPSAAQIAQARGPANVTFSVEPGERCALPDASVDAVCVAQALHWFDRPRFFAECVRVLRPGGVLLAWGYQDLVAPPGVDGVLDPFRDTIEAYWPPERDLIDEAYASFAWPFDAIDTPTMDLVAEWTLPRMLGYFSSYSATKRYRDAHGGDDPVAAFTPAIEAAWGDPATVRTLRWPLFVHARRKAG; encoded by the coding sequence ATGAACATGAACGCCCCCACGTTCGCCGATCATTTCTCCGCCGTCGCCACCCAGTACGCCCACGCGCGACCCGAATACCCCGCGGCCCTGTTCGACTGGATCGCCTCCGTGGTCTCGCCGCGTGTGCTCGCGTGGGAACCGGGATGCGGCAGCGGCCAGGCCAGTCGCGATCTCGCCCCGCTGTTCGCCCGCGTGCACGCCACCGACCCGAGCGCCGCGCAGATCGCGCAGGCGCGCGGGCCCGCGAACGTCACCTTTTCCGTCGAACCGGGCGAACGCTGCGCGTTGCCGGATGCGAGCGTGGATGCGGTGTGCGTCGCGCAGGCGCTGCACTGGTTCGATCGCCCGCGCTTCTTCGCCGAATGCGTGCGCGTGCTGCGGCCCGGCGGTGTGCTGCTCGCGTGGGGTTACCAGGATCTCGTCGCGCCGCCCGGCGTCGATGGCGTCCTCGATCCGTTCCGCGACACGATCGAAGCGTACTGGCCGCCGGAGCGCGACCTGATCGATGAAGCGTATGCGTCGTTCGCGTGGCCGTTCGACGCGATCGACACGCCGACGATGGACCTCGTCGCCGAGTGGACGCTGCCGCGCATGCTCGGCTACTTCTCCAGTTACTCCGCGACGAAGCGGTATCGCGATGCGCACGGCGGCGACGATCCCGTCGCCGCATTCACGCCCGCCATCGAAGCCGCGTGGGGCGATCCCGCCACCGTGCGCACGCTGCGCTGGCCGTTGTTCGTGCATGCACGCAGGAAGGCGGGTTGA